A genomic region of Nymphalis io chromosome 3, ilAglIoxx1.1, whole genome shotgun sequence contains the following coding sequences:
- the LOC126780861 gene encoding iroquois-class homeodomain protein IRX-2, producing MTLIQRVSEAKVEQMESSSREGGKSLRPVRNRRYTRRCLVAGQRPQKRLFTPEIKRYLKDWLVRRRDNPYPNREEKKQLSRETGLTYIQICNWFANWRRKLKNVNADRNQLTWGHLIRTYNDRAQGNVEQFSICSDDSIWSEPEPTSPDHETLVIETRFDNSPESETVCKQDDTDGSSTSHEKYESFNNNSNEIERCDKINCDNKAITSPVLLSKWLESAARFQPSEANYSWWAEGRRRKQETKIRVAVNTVRHGRDEVEAAVALTALASATNRITAP from the exons ATGACGCTGATTCAAAGAGTCAGCGAGGCGAAAGTGGAACAAATGGAGAGTTCATCCAGAGAAGGTGGAAAATCCTTAAGACCTGTAAGGAACAGACGGTACACACG GAGATGTTTAGTAGCAGGACAGCGACCACAGAAGAGGCTTTTTACTCCAGAAATAAAACGGTATTTGAAAGATTGGCTCGTGCGACGGAGAGACAATCCTTATCCAAACcgtgaagaaaaaaaacaattgtcgCGTGAAACTGGCTTAACGTACATACAA ATTTGCAATTGGTTTGCTAACTGGCGGAGAAAGTTGAAAAATGTTAATGCAGACAGAAACCAACTTACGTGGGGTCATCTAATTCGGACGTACAATGATCGCGCTCAAGGCAACGTGGAACAGTTCAGCATTTGTTCAGATGACAGCATATGGAGCGAGCCAGAACCCACAAGTCCCGACCATGAAACTCTAGTCATTGAAACAAGGTTCGACAACAGTCCTGAATCAGAAACTGTTTGCAAACAGGACGACACAGACGGATCTTCTACGTCGCACGaaaaatatgaaagttttaataacaattcCAATGAAATAGAACGATGCGATAAGATTAATTGTGATAACAAAGCGATAACTAGCCCTGTACTATTAAGTAAATGGCTAGAAAGCGCAGCTAGGTTTCAGCCTAGTGAAGCTAATTATTCTTGGTGGGCGGAAGGAAGGCGGCGAAAGCAAGAAACGAAAATACGAGTAGCAGTTAATACCGTACGCCATGGCAGAGACGAAGTGGAAGCTGCAGTAGCTCTAACTGCTCTAGCGTCTGCAACTAATCGCATTAC